The window ACTTTGCTGATTAGGCCTACCTTTTCAGCTTTCCCCCGCTGAAGCTGAACTTCAATCTCATTCGATTCATAATACTGAGACCGGGCGTTAACCTTATATAAACCGGGTCTGAGCTGATTGAATGTATGCGGAGTCTGCACATTCCGGGCAACACCATTAAGGTAGATATCCATTCCACCTTGAGGGGATGATGTAACCTCAATTGAGCCGAAGTCTGGGTTTAAACTGTAATCTTCCTTAGTCTGCGGTGGCTTAATTTCTATATAGTCCTCAAATGTCACATACCATTCCTTTTCGATACGAATGGGATATTTGCCGGCAGGGTAAAAGTCGTTAATTGGTGTTTTGCCAAACATCACATTGTCGATAAACACTTCCGCACCGGATGGCACTGTATTTATTACAAGATCAACATCCTCGATTTCTGAGAGTTTAAACTCAAACAGAGTATTGTTCACGTCAACATAAATCGCCTCAATAAGCGGCTGGTAGCCGTCCTTCACGAGTTTAAGCTGATGGTTGCCCTCAGCAACTGTATGCTGTTTTCCGGTTCCCTGTTCTTTGCCGTCAATAAATATTATTGCGCCAGATGGTTCTGAAATTATTACAATCGGGATGTTTATAAGTTTCTTTTCGCCTGTAAGCCTGATTTTCCACACCTCTTTACTGTTCAGCTTAATGCCGATTTCAGACAATATAATTTTCATAGGCTCATATCCTGTTTGGAATATTTCCAGCACCCGCTCATCCGGCTGAAGGTAAACCATATCTTTGCCAGGTTTCTTATCCACACGTATCACACCATTATAGGAGTCGTAAGCGAATCCATCCATATCCGATATTACTTGAATAGCGGCACAGAATCTGCCGTTAGCGTCCTTAACTCCAACAATCTCATCAGATGATTTCACAGGTTTACCTTCAATTTGCAGGCTGGATAGTTCCGCAATTAGTGGTGCGGCGATGATTGTTAGAATCAGAACAGTCAGTATCAGTTTTAAAATTACGTTAAATCGGTTCATTTGCTTCCCCTTGGCCACATTTTATTATGGTAATAATATATTAATCGGGCATCAAGACGAAAGATAAATTTTAGTAAATTTCAAATATGATCTATCGGGATAATTGAGCAATTCCATCCCGATTTCCTGGAATAAGAATGCAACAAACATTCTAACCAGGAGATTATTATGACTT of the Candidatus Zixiibacteriota bacterium genome contains:
- a CDS encoding PEGA domain-containing protein, whose amino-acid sequence is MNRFNVILKLILTVLILTIIAAPLIAELSSLQIEGKPVKSSDEIVGVKDANGRFCAAIQVISDMDGFAYDSYNGVIRVDKKPGKDMVYLQPDERVLEIFQTGYEPMKIILSEIGIKLNSKEVWKIRLTGEKKLINIPIVIISEPSGAIIFIDGKEQGTGKQHTVAEGNHQLKLVKDGYQPLIEAIYVDVNNTLFEFKLSEIEDVDLVINTVPSGAEVFIDNVMFGKTPINDFYPAGKYPIRIEKEWYVTFEDYIEIKPPQTKEDYSLNPDFGSIEVTSSPQGGMDIYLNGVARNVQTPHTFNQLRPGLYKVNARSQYYESNEIEVQLQRGKAEKVGLISKV